In Synergistaceae bacterium, the DNA window CCTCACAGGGGCTACGGCGGAATGTTCCTGAGCTGGCTGGAATCCCCTGACCCTAAGCCCTACAACAGCTGGGGAAACGGCTCGGCCATGAGAGTCTCCCCTGTGGCGTGGTACTTTGATGACCTTCCTACGGTCGAGAAGTTCGCGGAATTGTCAGCCCTTCCGACACACAATCACCCCGAAGGCATAAAGGGAGCGCAGGCTACAGCCTCGGCGGTTTTTCTTGCCCGCACAGGAAAAAGCAAGGACGAAATCAGGAGCTACATATCACTCCGCTATGGCTACAACCTTCAGAGGACCTGCGACGAGATTCGCCCGGTCTACAAATTTGACGGCTCATGTCAGGGGACAGTCCCGGAAGGAATTATAGCCTTCCTTGAGTCCAACAGCTTTGAGGACGCAATCAGGAACGCAATATCACTCGGCGGGGATTCTGACACGTTAGCGGCTGTAACAGGAGCGGTAGCAGAAGCATTCTACGGAGTCCCGGAGGAAATCGAGACTCTGATTCTCCCGCTGCTTGACGATTCCATGAAGTTCGAGCTTGAACGGTGGCGCAAGACTCTTTCAGGTGAGACGGACTCCGGCAAGTCAGACAAAAACGGCGCAACCGACATGATATTTATCCTAGACCGCAGCGGCTCTATGTCCGGGCTTGAGGCTGACACAATCGGCGGCTTCAACTCGATGATTGACAGGCAGAAGAAAGAGTCCGGCAATGCTTTTGTGTCGACAATATTATTCGACCACGTTCAGGAAGTCCTGCATAACCGCGTGAATCTTGCTGACGTTAAGCCAATGACGCGCACAGAATATTTCACGAGGGGAAGCACCGCACTTCTTGACGCTGTAGGCAGGGCGATACGCTACACAGTGAACGCTTACAGGCACATGAAGCCCACAGATGTCCCCGGAAAAACAATATTCGTCATAATCACAGACGGTTACGAGAACGCGAGCCGGGAATATTCGTACAATGATGTGAAGCGGATGATTGAGCATGAGAAAGAAAAATACGGCTGGGAATTTCTGTTCATCGGCGCAAATATCGACGCTGTAGAGGCGGCCTCATCAATCGGGATTTCTGCGGACAGGGCGGTGGATTATGTTGCGGACTCACAGGGGACGGAAGTCGTTTATGACGGAGTAGCCGAGGCGGTTTGCTGCATGTCAATGTGTGAAGAGCCTTCCGAATTTTTGAGCAGAGGAGAATGGCGGGCGAAAATTGATGAGGATTACAGTACGCGCTTTCACGGCGGAAAGAATCACAGGGACAATACCAATACGGATGATGACCCCGAAATTCTGAGCCTCTTTGAGGACGAAACGGACGAGAAATAACAGCTTTCAGCATGTCGGGGATATGTCGCGATATGGGCATGTCCCCCGGAATTTTTCGCGGAATATTTCAGGAAGGGGCGCGTAATATGGTAATGCAGGCAATATTTTTGGCGGCTGTGATTGTGATAATGGTATTCCTTCTCGTGATGATGTGGACGATTTACGGCGGCATGAAGGAATTTCTCCGGGACAATGTGAGGGAAGTAATAATAGCTTCCGGCGAGTGCATAATAGACAGGGTACAGAATCTTCACGGGGCAATGAGTACACATATTAATGCGCTTGAGACAGGGAATATGACTCTCAGGAATGAAATCACGCGGAGGCTTGATGCTCTGTCGAACATAATCGCGGACTCCGGTGGAAAATCAGAAACAGGAGTAAACAGCATAGTGAATGAGCTGAATGATATTATCCCCGCTCTGCGTGATGAGATGAAGAATCTGACTGACACTTTGTCGCAAAACACAGCCTCATTCCAGAAAAGCACAATCAGCAATCTTGAGGCCGAAATCCGCAAATTAATCATGGCTGTGAAATCTTTGTGCGGGGACGTAACAAAGTCAGCAAACGAACAAAGCAAAATCCTTGCGGAAATGGCCGGGACTGTACAGGGCGTAATGAGAGAGGGAGCCGGGAATCTTCAGAGCGAGTTCGGGAAATCCCATGCTGAAATCAGGAACATAATCACGGACTCAGTGAAGAAAATTGATGATGATTACCAGCAGAATATGACGAGAATATTTCAGGCGATGGCGGATAACTTATCGGCGATAATTCAGCAGTTGAAGACAGCGGGCGCGGAAGTAGTTTTACCTGCACCGGCAAACACCGCGGATATTCTCCCAGAATCGCAGAACATAGCCGCAAAACTTGAGGCCGCCGACCCCGCACAGGAAAAACCCAGGAGAGGCAGACCGAGAAAGAATCCCCCTGAAGTAACAGACACCGCAAAGAAAGAGGCCGGGAATAATGCCGCTTGACCCTGAGAAAATTTTTGCTGACTTAACCGCCTTCAGGAAAGAGGTACACGCTCCCGAATGCCATTGTGATTATGACGTTAAGCCCTTCCGTTTCGTGATATACAATCCTGCCGGGAGAGTCTTCCACTTCATGCCATGCCAGTCAATAATAACCGCCAATAACAGCGGGGCAGTCTCAAATTTCCACCGTACCCGTGAAAATCCCGGACTCGCCGTGTGCGGAAACTGCATAAACAAATGGAATAATATGCACCCCGACAAGGCATTGAACGCAAGGACATTCGACATCAATAAATTTTTCGGCGGACTAATGTATGACGCTCACATGTGGGACGGAATAAATTTGCCCTCTGAGTTTGACGGGGACGAATTTTCGCGGGAATGCTTCTTCCTCTACAGACCCGTTAAACTTCCGCATAACGTCTTTCACTTCATGAAGTGCAGCGCGGTGTGTGAAGATGAGAAAATCGGCTGGATTCGTTCGTTCAGCTTCACCGACAGGATTACGGGAAAATTTGAGATGTTCGACGGAAGTTTTCAGGCACTCCGGCCATGTGATAAATG includes these proteins:
- a CDS encoding ADP-ribosylglycohydrolase family protein; the encoded protein is MIFGAIVGDVVGSPYEFNNIKTKNFPLVTDESFLTDDSIMTLAIADALMKFPKGSEIDGAEFERAVTESMRRFGRRYPHRGYGGMFLSWLESPDPKPYNSWGNGSAMRVSPVAWYFDDLPTVEKFAELSALPTHNHPEGIKGAQATASAVFLARTGKSKDEIRSYISLRYGYNLQRTCDEIRPVYKFDGSCQGTVPEGIIAFLESNSFEDAIRNAISLGGDSDTLAAVTGAVAEAFYGVPEEIETLILPLLDDSMKFELERWRKTLSGETDSGKSDKNGATDMIFILDRSGSMSGLEADTIGGFNSMIDRQKKESGNAFVSTILFDHVQEVLHNRVNLADVKPMTRTEYFTRGSTALLDAVGRAIRYTVNAYRHMKPTDVPGKTIFVIITDGYENASREYSYNDVKRMIEHEKEKYGWEFLFIGANIDAVEAASSIGISADRAVDYVADSQGTEVVYDGVAEAVCCMSMCEEPSEFLSRGEWRAKIDEDYSTRFHGGKNHRDNTNTDDDPEILSLFEDETDEK